ATGCCTGGCATGACCGGCTATTTTGGCTTATTAAAAACGGGACAGCCAAAAGCTGGAGAGACTGTCGTAGTATCTGGTGCTGCGGGCGCGGTTGGTGGGCTAGTCGGACAAATTGCTAAGATTAAAGGCTGCCGAGTGGTGGGTATCGCTGGTGGCGCTGAGAAATGTCAGTTCTTAGTGGATGAGTTGGGTTTTGATGCCGCCATAGACTACAAAAATGAAAATGTAAAAAAAGCGCTAAGAAAGACTTGTCCAAAAGGGGTCGATGTGTTTTTTGACAACGTTGGCGGTGAGATTTTAGATGATGTTCTCACCCATATTAATCGCCATGCACGCATTGTCATTTGTGGCGCTATCAGTCAATACAACAATACGGTACCGGTTAAAGGGCCTTCAAATTATTTATCGTTATTGGTCAATCGCGCCCGCATGGAAGGCATTGTGGTGTTTGATAACATCAAAGAATATCCTATTGCTACGCAGGATATTGCCGGCTGGATACAGTCGGGTGAGCTGACCGTCAAAGACCACATTGTTGAAGGTATTGCAACCTTCCCCGATACGTTAATGATGCTCTTTAAAGGTGAGAATTTTGGTAAATTGGTACTTAAGGTAGGGGAATAAGTTATGACACTGACCACAAATGAACTGGCATCAGCGGTTGCTAGTAATGTAGCCGGTAAACGGATTTTAATCACCGGCGGTGCTTCAGGAATTGGTGCGGCAAGTGCACTTTTACTAGCGAGTCGTGGTGCTAAGCTAGTGATTGGCGATTTGGCTGAAGAGTCTGGTAGGGCTGTCGCACAACAAGCGCAGGATGCTGGCCATACAGTCGTGTTTAAAAAGGTGGATGTAACCAGCGCTGATGAAGTACGCGCTCTGTTTGCCTTTGCTATACAAGAGCTGGGTGGCCTTGATGTGGTGGTGAACAATGCCGGTATCGATCACAAGCCTGCACCCATGCATGAACTCAGCGACGATGACTTTGACCGTAATATCGCTGTTAATTTAAAAGGCGTCTGGCATTGTATGCGAGCAGCCATTACTTGTATGGCACCTAATGGTGGCGGGCATGTGATCAATGTTGCTTCTATCGCAGGCTTGCGTTCAGCACCCTTGCTTTCCGCTTATAGCGCTGCTAAGCACGGGGTCATGGGACTTACCAAATCTGCCGCTCATGAATATGCCCGGGTTAATATTCGCTTTAATGCGGTATGTCCAAGCTTTATTGATACGCCGATGGTACGTAACACCATGGCTAATATGGATGAGCGCGCCCAGCAATCGCTAATAAAAGCCAGTCCGCTACGCCGTTTAGGGACTGTGGATGAGGTTTCAGGTGCCATTGCATGGCTGGCCAGTGACGAGAGCAGCTTTATGAATGGTCAGGCCTTTACTCTTGATGGTGGTATGTTGGCTTGATAGTCAAATAACGGCTAAATCATTAGGGTGTAAGCCTTGCTCGATGTACCTGCTGGCATAGAGCTACTGTCTACGCTTGGCTGCCTAGTAATCAACAGCCTCTTAATCCATTGGCAGATTTTTGACCGTCACTTATTATGTATCGATTTTATGTATTGATGATAGAAAGTGAGTCATTAACTTTAACAGTAAAGAATTAGCGCTCAAAAATATAAGGAATAACGATGACAGATTTATTTGATTTAACAGGTAAAATTGCT
The sequence above is a segment of the Psychrobacter sp. PL19 genome. Coding sequences within it:
- a CDS encoding NADP-dependent oxidoreductase; the encoded protein is MTAINKQWRLKARPIGEPSADTWDYTESELPVVTDGQLLIKIEYISLDPAMRGWLNDAKSYIEPVQIGEVMRAGTVGQVVESKLAGFVAGDYVCGHNGVQSYAFSDGTDLYKVDPNLAPLPYYLGVLGMPGMTGYFGLLKTGQPKAGETVVVSGAAGAVGGLVGQIAKIKGCRVVGIAGGAEKCQFLVDELGFDAAIDYKNENVKKALRKTCPKGVDVFFDNVGGEILDDVLTHINRHARIVICGAISQYNNTVPVKGPSNYLSLLVNRARMEGIVVFDNIKEYPIATQDIAGWIQSGELTVKDHIVEGIATFPDTLMMLFKGENFGKLVLKVGE
- a CDS encoding SDR family NAD(P)-dependent oxidoreductase, yielding MTLTTNELASAVASNVAGKRILITGGASGIGAASALLLASRGAKLVIGDLAEESGRAVAQQAQDAGHTVVFKKVDVTSADEVRALFAFAIQELGGLDVVVNNAGIDHKPAPMHELSDDDFDRNIAVNLKGVWHCMRAAITCMAPNGGGHVINVASIAGLRSAPLLSAYSAAKHGVMGLTKSAAHEYARVNIRFNAVCPSFIDTPMVRNTMANMDERAQQSLIKASPLRRLGTVDEVSGAIAWLASDESSFMNGQAFTLDGGMLA